The following nucleotide sequence is from Pedobacter sp. PACM 27299.
TTCATGACGAACCTCAATGTGCGGCAGTATGCCCGGTAGATTGTTGCGTTGACGATGAAGATGTACGTGAAACTGAAGAAGAACTATTGGCTAAAAAAGCCTGGTTACATCAGGAAAATTAAGCACATAAATATTGAAAAATATAAAGGACGCTTAGGTAGCGTCCTTTTTTTATGCCTGATATTTTAAGGCAGCTACTTATTCTTTATCTTCAAATTTATTAGGGACAATCAGCACCGGGCAGGCTGATTTTCTAGCCACATGTTCAGCAACACTGCCCATTAGGAAATGATACAGTCCTGTGCGGCCATAAGTACCGATGACAATCAGGTTGGAACCCCATTCATCAGATTGCTGGATAATTCCATGGGCCGCATTGTCAATCACACTTAAATAAGTGGTTGGAATGCCTAAACTATATTTAGCTTCAATTTCTTTCAATAGCATTGTGCTATTTTCTTCGCTGTTGTCGTAAGTCTCCAGAAAAACCGGGGCAAGCGTCAGGTCCGGATTAATATTTGCCGGAATGGGTTCAATGATGTTCACCAGTGCTACTTCTGCACCAAATGTTTTTGCGATTTCATACCCTGTCTTGGCCGCCTTTTCGGAGCAGGTACTATTGTCGACAGCAATTAAAATCTTTTTAAGGTTCATGGTCTTACAATTTAATGGTTATACTATTAAGACATATTGCAACTTGAATTGTTTGCTGATTTCAGGTGATATAATGCCTAATATATAGATTTCCATTGAGTTTGTAATAATGAGGCAGATATTGTTATTTTTATAGCGCCAGAAGCGCGTTAATATGGAACAACAATATGGAATTTGCAGGGTAGCTATTGCCCCTTTAAGGACTGAGGCCTCTGATAAGGCAGAAATTAGTTCTCAATTGCTTTTTGGCGATCATGTAGAGATCCTGGAAAAAAAAGAGAACTGGTGGCTGGTTTATAACGCCTATGATGGTTATGAAGGCTGGATGGATTTCAAGCAGCTGACCATGATTTCCTTAGAGCAATATGTGAACAACCATGATTGTGACCATGTGGTTCCTGCAGAACTACTCGGGACAGTGATAGATGAGCAAGGGACTAAATATTACCTTTCTCCGGGAAGTAACCTTCCGATGCTGGAAAATGGCTTCTGTTCGCTTGCTGAGCAAAAATATGCAGTCATGTTTACCCCTTTAAAAATCTCTGCTTTTCATACAGTAGAAGAATTGATCAAACATGCACTTTTCTTCCTGAATGCTCCATACTTGTGGGGTGGAAGGAATCTGTTTGGGATTGATTGCTCTGGATTTATACAAATCGTCTTTAAGTTAAATGGAATCCATTTGAAACGTGACGCCTGGCAGCAGGCAGAACAAGGGGAGGTGGTAGACTTTTTACCAGGTGTAAAACAAGGGGATGTCGCCTTTTTCGACAATGCCGAGGGCAGGATCATCCATGTGGGCATCATGCTCAGTACCGATCGCATCATTCATGCCTCAGGTAAGGTCAGAATTGATCCAATAGATGATCAGGGTATTTACAATGCGGAGTTGGGACGTTACAGCCACCAACTCAGGATCATCAAACGATTTATTTAACTGCCTTCTATTACGAAACCTGGAGCACACTTTACCGGGAAATTGCAGGAATTGGCGATGAAACACATTTTGTGTGCCTGATCATGTAAAGCATTCGCTTTTTCCTGGTCTGCCGCTCTGGTAATGGTGACTACCGGATTTAAGGTCACTTCTGAAAAATAACCGCTGCCATCTGCGTTTTCAATCATCGTACCTACCGCATTGTCCTGATAATCCATGACAATAATGTCGTTTTGTGAACAAAGGTGAAGGTACCAAAGCATGTGGCAGGAGGAGAGCGAAGAAACCAGTAAATCCTCAGGATTGTGTTTGTTTTTATCGCCTAGAAATGCGGAATCGGAAGAGCCTGCAATATCAGGTTTTTGAGCAATGGAAATCACATAGTTTCTGTCGTACGAGCGATAATCCATAGTTCCTGAACCTTTATTTCCTGTCCAGGTGACTGCGGTTTTATATTGATGTTCTTTTGCCATGATTGGTACTATATTTATACCAATTTAAACATTCTTATATTTCTTTCCTCAGTTTTTTGAAAGTAAATGGCAGTATTCTGATAACCTGCTAGTTAAATTTCCAAACCATCACTTGTCGGTCGTCTCCGGTAGAAATCAAGTATTTACCATCTGTACTCCAGATCAGTTTATTGATGGAATGGAAGTGTCCTTCCGTATTCTTTTCCAGGCTTAGGATTTTGTACAGTTTAAAATCGGTACTGCCCCAGATCTTAATGCCTTTATCCTGACTGCAGGTCGCAAAATAAGGTTCAGTAGGGTGAAATGCAATGGCATAAATGCTGAATAGATGTGCAGCGATACTATTGATCAGCTCATAATCAGGTAAACTCCAGACTTTCAATTGCGCATCCCGGCTGCCTGAAATCAGGTAATCTCCGGCAGGAGAATATTGCAGGGAGGTGATTGGTAAAGTGTGACTCATTAATTCCTTCAGCAGGCTGTAATCCTCCGTATGATAGATTCTGACCAGGCCATCTTTACCACCCAATGCCATTTCCTTTTCATTATTACTCAAAGCGATGACCCTGACAGTTTGTGGGATCACCTGAAAATGATACAGTAAAGAGAAGTCAGCTAAAGACCATACGGCCAGCATTCCATCTTCTCCGGTACTGATCAGTTCGTTCTTGTAGGTGATGGTTTTCAGGTCAAATACGCCTTTCTGATGGAAGCTTAAAGTGGCAACCACTTTTTCTTCCTCGAGGTTAAAGACCAGGATAGAGCCGCTGCGCTGTGCGATGAACAGCAGGTTGCCGAAACGGTGCAAAGCATATACAGAGCTTTGCACCGGCACCAGCACTTTTACAAACCCCATTGTTTCCAATGACCATTCTACGACGCCTTTATCATTTCCGGCACTAAAAAAGGTATCTTTTTTAGGGGAGTTTACTAAAGCATAGATTGGGTTTTGGTGTCCGTTTAAGGTATGTAAGTGTTTCAGCATTTTAATTTATTCTTGGTAAGGCTTGTCTTTATGGACAGCAGCTTATGATTTACGGTGTCTTTTTTCCAGGTTTTGAGCAATCTCCGTCAAGCTTTTTCCTTTTTCTTTTAGCAAGACTAAAAGGTGGAAAATCAGGTCGGAACTTTCATTCACAAAATCTTCATCGGTTTCATTTAAAGCGGCAATCACAGTTTCTACACCTTCTTCACCTACTTTTTGCGCAATTTTGTTCAGTCCTTTCTGACGTAACTTGTTGACATAAGATTCTTTGGAAGGGTTTTCATATCTGTCGGAGATGATGCTTTCCAATTCAAACAGGAAGTTCTGATTGTAATCCGTTTTAAAGCAGCTTCTGCTGCCCGTATGGCAGGTTGGACCTACCGGGCTCGCTTTGATTAAAATCGTATCGCGATCGCAGTCAATATGTGTATCTTTTACGAAAAGGAAGTTTCCACTTTCTTCTCCTTTAGTCCAGAGGCGGTTTTTAGACCTGGAAAAGAAGGTAACTTTACCTTCTTCCTGAGTTTTTGTCCAGGCTTCCTGGTTCATGTAACCCAGCATTAAAACTTCCAGTGTCTGGTGGTCCTGAATGATGACAGGAACCAGGCCATCCGTTTTTTCAAAATCTATAATCATAACCTTACAGGTATATTGTGGTATTTTAATTTTTGTTTCAGGTCGGGGATAGGGATCTCAGCAAAGTGAAATACCGAAGCCGCAAGGGCTGCATCAACGCCTGTTTTTTCAAAGACTTCTATGAAATGTTCAATGGTTCCGGCACCTCCAGAAGCAATTACAGGGATATTGATCATTTGCGTAATGCGATTCAATAACTTGCAATCAAATCCTTGTTTTGTCCCATCATGGTCCATGGAGGTGAGTAGAATCTCTCCAGCACCCATATTTTCCGCCTGTTTGATCCAGTTTTCTGTTTCCAGTTCAGTAATCAACCGGCCGCCGTTTAAATGCACGCGGTTTTTGCCTTCCACCAATTTGGTGTCTACAGCGACCACCACAAACTGAACGCCAAAAGCAGCGGCCAGTTCTTCAATTAAAGCAGGGTTTTTCACTGCTGCCGAGTTGATGCTGATCTTATCAGCGCCTGCATTGAGCAAAGCTTCAGCATCCTGGATGGTGGTGATACCGCCGCCAATGGTAAAAGGGATGTTCAGCTGGCGGGCAACTGATTTCACCATTTCTATCATTGTTTTACGACGTTCATGGGTAGCAGTAATGTCCAGAAAAACAAGTTCATCGGCACCTTGCCGGGCATATTGCCAGGCCAGTTCTACCGGATCCCCTGCATCTTTCAAGTCTACAAAGTTAACCCCTTTAACCGTTCTACCATCTTTAACATCCAGACATGGAATGATACGTTTACTTAGCATCGGCCTAAAGAGAAGTCATTTGCTTTAAATTCCATTCTTTGATCTCCTCAATGGTGATTCTGTTTTCATAGATGGCTTTACCCACTACCACAGAACGAATGTCTAATTTTGCCAGCTCTTTAATGTCTTCCATAGAACTTACACCGCCAGAAGCGATCAATTTAATGAAAGGAGAGTGCTCCAATAGTTTTTTATAAAGGTCTACCGCAGCTCCGCCTAGTTTTCCGTCTTTGTTAATATCGGTGCACAGGAACCTGAAAAAGCCAAGTTGAAGGCATTTATCTACGTAATCCATTAATTTTACCGGCGAACTTTCCATCCATCCAGAATATTTGATTACTTCATCCAATACATCGATCGCAATCACGATTCTGTTGGCATAATCATATTTCTTACCTACTTCCTGGCTCAATTCCGAAAGGAAATCTGGATTAGTGATGGCTTGTGTACCTACGATGACGCGGTGAATTCCTGCATCCAATAGGTCTGTAACCTGTTGAATGGTTCGGATACCCCCTCCGTACTGTACACGCATATCAGTTTTACTGATGATTTCAAACAATGCTTTCTGATTACTAAAATCACCTTTGGCACCGTTTAAGTCAATAATATGTATGAATTCTGTACCGTTAGAACGGTATGTTTCGATCATTTCAGCGATGGAAACATCATATTCAGTTTTCTGGTTATAGTCACCTTCTCTAAGACGAACGACTTTACCATCTAAAATATCAATAGCAGGAATAATGTACATTTTATTGTTTTAAGTTTGAAAAATTCTTTAATATATGTTCTCCGGCATTCCCAGATTTTTCTGGGTGGAACTGAACGCCGTAGAAGTTATCTTTTTGTATCGCTGCAGAAAATGGCTCGCCATAGTTTGCAGTGGCAATATCAAAAATAGGGTTATATTCAATAAAGTACGAATGCACAAAGTAAAATTGTGTGTCGTTCGCCACGCCATCAAATAATGGATTGTTTTTATGCTCAATATTATTCCAGCCCATGTGTGGAATTTTAATGCCCTGGTTTTTATCGAATAACCGGGTATTTAGTGGAAATATACCGGTTAGTCTGGCATCCCCTTCTTCAGAATGATCTGTTAGGAGCTGCATGCCTACACAGATGCCCAATACTGGTTTTTTAAGCGCTTTTATCGGCACTACCAGGCCGGTTTGTTCCAGCTTTTTCATGGCTGCAGCGGCATGGCCTACCCCTGGAATGATGATATGGGTATATTTATCAAGATCAGCTTCCGTGTTGACCATCCCGTAGTTCAGGCCTTGTCTTTCCAATGCTGAGGTCAGCGAAAAGATGTTGCCAGCTCCATAGTTTACAATTCCAATCATTACAATACGCCTTTAGTACTCGGTAAGACTAACTTTTCTGCATCTCG
It contains:
- a CDS encoding universal stress protein, with amino-acid sequence MNLKKILIAVDNSTCSEKAAKTGYEIAKTFGAEVALVNIIEPIPANINPDLTLAPVFLETYDNSEENSTMLLKEIEAKYSLGIPTTYLSVIDNAAHGIIQQSDEWGSNLIVIGTYGRTGLYHFLMGSVAEHVARKSACPVLIVPNKFEDKE
- a CDS encoding C40 family peptidase, which gives rise to MEQQYGICRVAIAPLRTEASDKAEISSQLLFGDHVEILEKKENWWLVYNAYDGYEGWMDFKQLTMISLEQYVNNHDCDHVVPAELLGTVIDEQGTKYYLSPGSNLPMLENGFCSLAEQKYAVMFTPLKISAFHTVEELIKHALFFLNAPYLWGGRNLFGIDCSGFIQIVFKLNGIHLKRDAWQQAEQGEVVDFLPGVKQGDVAFFDNAEGRIIHVGIMLSTDRIIHASGKVRIDPIDDQGIYNAELGRYSHQLRIIKRFI
- a CDS encoding OsmC family protein, with the protein product MAKEHQYKTAVTWTGNKGSGTMDYRSYDRNYVISIAQKPDIAGSSDSAFLGDKNKHNPEDLLVSSLSSCHMLWYLHLCSQNDIIVMDYQDNAVGTMIENADGSGYFSEVTLNPVVTITRAADQEKANALHDQAHKMCFIANSCNFPVKCAPGFVIEGS
- a CDS encoding WD40 repeat domain-containing protein produces the protein MLKHLHTLNGHQNPIYALVNSPKKDTFFSAGNDKGVVEWSLETMGFVKVLVPVQSSVYALHRFGNLLFIAQRSGSILVFNLEEEKVVATLSFHQKGVFDLKTITYKNELISTGEDGMLAVWSLADFSLLYHFQVIPQTVRVIALSNNEKEMALGGKDGLVRIYHTEDYSLLKELMSHTLPITSLQYSPAGDYLISGSRDAQLKVWSLPDYELINSIAAHLFSIYAIAFHPTEPYFATCSQDKGIKIWGSTDFKLYKILSLEKNTEGHFHSINKLIWSTDGKYLISTGDDRQVMVWKFN
- the hisIE gene encoding bifunctional phosphoribosyl-AMP cyclohydrolase/phosphoribosyl-ATP diphosphatase HisIE yields the protein MIIDFEKTDGLVPVIIQDHQTLEVLMLGYMNQEAWTKTQEEGKVTFFSRSKNRLWTKGEESGNFLFVKDTHIDCDRDTILIKASPVGPTCHTGSRSCFKTDYNQNFLFELESIISDRYENPSKESYVNKLRQKGLNKIAQKVGEEGVETVIAALNETDEDFVNESSDLIFHLLVLLKEKGKSLTEIAQNLEKRHRKS
- the hisF gene encoding imidazole glycerol phosphate synthase subunit HisF, with translation MLSKRIIPCLDVKDGRTVKGVNFVDLKDAGDPVELAWQYARQGADELVFLDITATHERRKTMIEMVKSVARQLNIPFTIGGGITTIQDAEALLNAGADKISINSAAVKNPALIEELAAAFGVQFVVVAVDTKLVEGKNRVHLNGGRLITELETENWIKQAENMGAGEILLTSMDHDGTKQGFDCKLLNRITQMINIPVIASGGAGTIEHFIEVFEKTGVDAALAASVFHFAEIPIPDLKQKLKYHNIPVRL
- the hisA gene encoding 1-(5-phosphoribosyl)-5-[(5-phosphoribosylamino)methylideneamino]imidazole-4-carboxamide isomerase, which codes for MYIIPAIDILDGKVVRLREGDYNQKTEYDVSIAEMIETYRSNGTEFIHIIDLNGAKGDFSNQKALFEIISKTDMRVQYGGGIRTIQQVTDLLDAGIHRVIVGTQAITNPDFLSELSQEVGKKYDYANRIVIAIDVLDEVIKYSGWMESSPVKLMDYVDKCLQLGFFRFLCTDINKDGKLGGAAVDLYKKLLEHSPFIKLIASGGVSSMEDIKELAKLDIRSVVVGKAIYENRITIEEIKEWNLKQMTSL
- the hisH gene encoding imidazole glycerol phosphate synthase subunit HisH, whose product is MIGIVNYGAGNIFSLTSALERQGLNYGMVNTEADLDKYTHIIIPGVGHAAAAMKKLEQTGLVVPIKALKKPVLGICVGMQLLTDHSEEGDARLTGIFPLNTRLFDKNQGIKIPHMGWNNIEHKNNPLFDGVANDTQFYFVHSYFIEYNPIFDIATANYGEPFSAAIQKDNFYGVQFHPEKSGNAGEHILKNFSNLKQ